The genomic window CGAGACCGCGGTGATACGGCACCTCCCCTCGCTGCCTGCGGTCGAGCTGACCCGGGCGCCGACGAGCCCGAACTGAGACGAGGGGCCAGGACCTTGGCGAAGAAGGCGAAGAAACAGCAGGGCGGCGGCACCCCGGCGACGGTGGCGCTGACCGGCGCGGGCACGGACTTCACGGTCCACGCGTACGAGCACGACCCGGCGTCCGCCTCGTACGGCGAGGAGGCGGCCGACGCGCTCGGCGTCTCCCCCGAGCGCGTCTTCAAGACACTGGTCGCGGACGTGGACGGCGAGCTGACAGTCGCCGTCGTCCCGGTCGCGGGCCAGCTCGACCTGAAGGCGCTCGCCACGGCGGTGGGCGGCAAGCGCGCGACGATGGCCGATCCGGCGGCCGCGGAGCGCACGACCGGCTACGTACGGGGCGGAATCTCGCCGCTGGGCCAGCGCAAGCGGCTGCGCACGGTGCTGGACGCCTCGGCCTCCGCGCACCCGACGATCTGCGTCTCCGCCGGCCGCCGCGGCCTGGAGGTCGAGCTCGCGCCGTCCGACCTCGCGGCACTCACGGACGCGGTACTGGCGCCGATCGGCCGCGTGTAGGCCCTGTCGTTCGTATCAGGCCGGGCTCGCGTGTTGTCGTCGGTCGCCGACTCCCCCGTAGTCCTTCGGGCACGGGAGGTGCCCCCACCGCGTCGACTCCTTCCTCCGCCTCGCAGCTGCACGCACCGTTGTGACATCAGCCGCTCCGCGCCGGGCCGCCCGCTGATCCCGCCTGATCCGAACGACAGGGCCTGCTCTTCGCCGGGGTCTGCCCGCCCCACACCCCGGGTTCGGGCAACGGCCCACCACCGGGCCGTACCCGGCAACGATGGCTCGGGGTGGGGCCGTGGAGGGTCGGCCCCGCAGGGGGTGGCGGCGAACACCGGGTCGGGACCTCGCGAGCCTGTACGCCGCCACCCCCGAGGAGTCGAGCCCGGAGGGGTCACGCCCCACCACGCACCGGCGGATGCCGTACCCCCGCGGCAGGACAGCCGGTGGGCAAGCCCCACTCCCCGCCGGCGTACGCCGCACCCCATTTCGTGCCGAGCGCTGTCGCTCGTCCCACCTGGTCCCCGGCAGCCGCCGACACCCGCACGGGTGGTGCGGATGGGGACCCCCCGGCCCGAGCGCAGGCCGGGCGCATCGCCCACCGGGCCGCTGCGGCCGACGGCGGGCAGCCACCGCAGCGCCCGCATGGCGGCTTGGCGGCTTGGCGGCGGGGGGGCCGAGGGCTCAGGCCCCGTCAGGCCCCAGCGGGGCCGGCCAGTCGGGCTCGGGGTCCCGCGGGGCGAAGAGCGCGGTGAGGGCGAGGTGGACCACCATCGACGCCACCGGCCACGCCAGCAGCGCCGCGCGGGCTCGCAGCTGGAGCGGGGCGTCGAAGACGACGCCCTCGCCGACCGCCCGCGCGTGGGCGACCACATCCTGCTCGGGGCCGAACCAGTAGCCGATGAGCCAGCCGAGCCCCGACGCCAGCAGCCCGCCCAGCGCCAGTGCGACGACCAGCGGGATGCCGCCGCGCCGGCGGAGCAGGAAGACCGCCGCCGCGCACAGCACCCCGAAGCCGAGCGCCAGCAGCACGAACGTGCCGTCCGCGCCCGCCGCCTCCTCGCCCTCGGTGTCCACGACGAAGACCGCCTTGTCCGTGGAGATCAGCGCGACCCGGGGGGCCAGCCAGAGCCACAGCAGGCCGAGCGCGACACCCCCGACGAGCGCCACGACCGGCAGGACGATCGCGGCCAGGCGCAGCTCCCTCTTCATCTCCTGCCCTTCTCCGCCCTCGGGCGGGACGGGGTACGGCGGGTTCCAGGGCGCGTGGTGCGGCGCGGGCCGGTGCGGCGGCGTCAGAGGTGCGGTCACCCTGACATCGTGCCAAACGTGCCGGTGGTGCGCCTCATCGCGGTCGGGGCCTCGTCGGCGCGATAGGGGCCTCGTCGGCGCTCACCGCACCGCGGCCCGCCGGTACGCCCACGTCGCCACGGCCAGCGACACCACGCCGACGACCGCGCAGACCGCGAGGTCCAGCGCCACGGACGGCCAGTGCGGATGCGGGTCGAAGGTGCGGGCCAGGGCCTCGACCCCGTAGGTGGACGGCAGCAGGTCGCGTGCGTACGCGACCGGCTCCGGCAGCCGGCCGGCGGGCAGCACGCCCAGCAGCAGCGCCGCGGACATGCCCAACTGGCCCAGCAGGGTCGCGAGTTCCTGCCGGGGCGCCAGGAGCCCGAGGGCGGCGCCGAGGCCGGCGAGGGCGGCCCCCGCGAGCGGGATCACCGCCATCAGCACCCACAGGTGTGTGAGGGGCAGCCCGAAGAGCACCGACCCGATCACCGCGGTCACGATCGTCCCGGGCACGGTGAAGGAGGCGTACGCCCCCGCCGCGCCGAGCACCACCGCCGCGGGCGGCACCGGCAACGTCGCATAGTGGTCCAGACCACCGGAAGCGCGCAGCCGGCCGAAGTACTGGGCGAGCAGATTGAGTGCGACGAACGCCACGACCAGCACCGACGACCCGGCGACGACGGCGCGCGCCTCGGCACCGCCGTCGACGACGCCCCGCATGAGCACCATGATCCCGACGGACTGGAAGGTCGCCACGAAGAGCAGCGGTATCCGGGCGACCCGTGCCCGGGAGAGCTGGGCGCGGTACACCGCGGCGAGCGCGGGCAGCAGCCGGGCCCGGGGCGCGAGGGGGTGCCGGACGGGGTCCGGGCGTACCTCGAGCGCCTCCTGCACTGTCGCGGACACGGCCTCCGCAGGCACGATGCTCACCTGGCGCTGCTCCTGTTCGGTACGTGCGACGGCCTGCGGCTCATGCCTTCACCAGGCCCTTCGTCGCATGGCCGCCGAGCGCGAGGTACACGTCCTCCAGGCTCGGCGTCGCCAGGGTGAAGTCGTCCAGCGCCGCGAACGCCTCGCCGCCGGTCACCGCCGCGACGGCGGCCCGCGCCTCGTCCGGGCTCAGCCGCAGCACCCAGCGGCGCCCCGACTCCTGCGCGGAACCCCGCAGCGCGGCGACCTCGGGCACGTCGAGCGGCGCCCGCTCGCGCCACACCAGTTCGAGCCGGACGTCCCCGGCGACGCGCTCCTTGAGGCCCGTGGGCGTGTCGCAGGCGATGACCCGGCCCCGTTCCAGGACGGCGACGCGGTCGAGGACGGTCTCGGCCTCGATGACGTTGTGGGTGACGAGCAGCACGGTCGCACCGTGCTCGGCCCGGCGGCGGTCGACCGCGGCCCAGACGGCGCGCCGGGCGACCGGGTCCATTCCGGTCGTGGGCTCGTCCAGGACGAGGACCGGCCGCGCGCCGACGAGGGCGGCGGCGAAGCAGGCGAGCCGGCGCTGTCCGCCGGACAGCTTCCTCAGGGGGCGTCCGGCCAGCGCGGTCAGCCCGAGCTCGTCGAGTACGGTGTCGCGCTCGGCCCGTGCCTCGTGGACACCGAGCCCTCGCAGCCGCCCCGTCGTCTCGGCGGCGAGCGCCACGGTGAGCTCGTCCAGGGCCGTGGACTCCTGGCCGAGGTAGCCGATGAGCCGGGAGGCCCGTTCGGGGTGGCGCACGAGATCGTGGCCGAGCACCTCGACGGCGCCCGAGTCGGGGCGCATCAGACCGGTGAGCTGGCGGACCAGGGTGGACTTGCCGGCGCCGTTGGGGCCGAGCAGCCCGAAGATCTCGCCGGCGCGGACGGCCAGCGAGACGCCGTCGTTGGCACGCACCTCGGGGGTCGCGGGGGTCCCTCGCCGGGCGCGCGCGGCGGGATACGTCTTGACCAGATCCCGCACCACGCACACCGTACTCACGAGGGACGAGCCTACGGGGTCCGCGGCGCTACTCCCCCGCGGGGGCGCGTTCGGCGGCCGCGCGGACGTCGATCTCACGCCAGAATCCGGCCCGGATGGCATAGCGGTCGTGCTCGTCGATCTGGTCGTCCTTGTGGGCGAGGAGCCCGAACCTGGCAGCGTAGCGGAGCAGTTCGCCGTCGATACGGTGCGGAATGCGCGGGTACATGGTGGACAGCTTCTGCACGTGCGCGGGGTCCGGGAGGCGTTCCATCCAGCGGCGGGCGAAGACCTGGCCGACCTCGTAGGGGTCGCCGCCGACGGTGGTGATGTCCTCCTCGCGGTCGGCCCAGCGCTGCTCGGCGCTGGTGAGCTGGGCGAGGGTGGGCAGGGAGGCGGTCTCCGGCGGTTCGCCGAGCGCCCCGTTGCCGGGGCGCTCGACCCAGCCCTTGTCGGAGGACCAGCGCAGGGTGGCACCCGCCGGATGCCGCTCTGCGGTGGCGGCGGGGCCGCGCAGTCCCGCGAGGTCCTTGGGGGTGGGGACGCCCTTCGCGCCGGTGGCGACGGAGCCGACGGAGCCCGCGGGGCCGGCCGTGGCCGGGGCGCCGTCGTCGACGGCCGGAGCCGTCGATCCGTTCCGTGCCGCCGCGGCCTGGGCGCGGGCCTCGTCGCCGCGCTCCGCCGAAGCGGCGAGCGCCGCCTCGGGCAGCGGGGCGGAGAGGATCGCGGCGATCTCGGGGCGGGGCACGGGCGGCGGGGTGCAGATGCCGCCGAGGTCCTTGGCCCGCACGGCCTGGGTGATCCAGGCGCGGTCGAGCACGCGGCGCTCGTCGGCCTCGGCGACGAGGTCCTCGGACTGGTTGTAGTCGCCGTCGGCGGCCTGGACGGCCCAGAGGTGGACGGCCACCCCGTGTTCCTTGGCTGACATCAGCCCGGGCAGCAGATCCCCGTCCCCGGTCACGAGGACCACATCGGAGCAGGCGCGATTTCTGGCCAGTTCGGTGAGCTCCGCGTGCATGGCCGCGTCGACGCCCTTCTGGGCCCAGCGGCCGTCGCTGCGGGTCAGCGCGCCGAGCCGGACGGTGACCCGGGGCATGACCCGCAGCCTGCGGTGCTCGGGCTGGGGCACGCGGTCGGGCGCGCCGTCGAACCAGTAGATGCGCAGCAGCGGGCGTTCCGTATCGGCCTCGGCGCGGTCGCGCAGGGCCTGGATGAGGGCCGCGTGGTCGACGGTGATACGGGAGCGGGCCGGTTCTCCGGCGAGAAGACTCGCGGCGGCGCCCAGCAGATAGCCGGCGTCCACCAGGACGACGCAGCGGTCCACGTGTTCCACCCTCTTTCGGGAACCTCGGGATCGGAGTTGCTTCGGGTTTCCTTCGAGTCTGCCCGAACGCCGGGTGGTTGACGGCCGGAACTCGATCATCGGCGTGGCGGATCGTGAAGCCGCAGAACACCCCCGGTTCGTTACACACCGCAATGATCCGAAATGCGCTGGATATCCGCTTATGTGAGGCTGATGGCGGCCCTGCCCCAGGCCCTGGCCGACGCCGGGGCCTTCATCCCCCAGGAGGCATCACCATGGCCAAGAACAAGAACCGGGACCGCAAGATACAGACGGGCTCGACCGCCGAGCGCAGCGCCCAGGACGCCCGTACGTCCTCGATGGAGGCCCAGGGCGAACAGCGCGACACGCGCGTCAACCCGGGCGGTACGTCCCACAAGGGCCGTTCGAAGCGCTTCGGCCACAACTGACACGTCGCCTTGCCGCATGCCTGAGGGGGCGCACCCGGTGACCGGGTGCGCCCCCTCAGGCGATTCGGCTCAGCCGGCCAGGCAGGACGGGCCGAGCAGCACCTTCAGATCGCCGAAGAGGGCCGGATCGGGCTGGACCCGGTGCCGGTCGAGGCGGAGCACCGTGGTCTTGCGGGCGCCCTGGAGCTTGATCCGCACCTCGGTGTTGCCCTTGTGGTGGCCGAGGATCTCGCCGAGACGGCTGATCATGGGCGGGGTGACCTTCACCGTCGGGATGGTGATGACCACCGGGGCGTTGGTCCCGGCCGACGACAGGTCGGGGACCATCAGCTCCATCGCGACGAGCCGCGGCACGTCCTCGCGCTTGTCGAGCCGTCCCTTGACGAAGACCACGGTGTCCTCGACGAGTTGGGTGGACACCAGCTGGTAGGTGGCCGGGAAGAACATGCACTCGATGGAGCCCGCCAGGTCCTCGACGGTGGCGATCGCCCACGCGTTGCCCTGCTTGGTCATCTTCCGCTGGAGTCCGGAGATGATGCCGCCGATGGTGACGACCGCTCCGTCCGCGTGCTCACCGCCGGTGAGTTGGGCGATCGCCGCGTCGCTCTTGTCGCTGAGCACATGCTCGATACCGAAGAGCGGGTGGTCGGAGACGTACAGACCGAGCATCTCGCGCTCCTGCGCGAGCAGGTACGACTTCTCCCACTCGACGTCCGAGAACTCGACGTCGAGGCCGAAGCCCGGCTCGGAGGAGCCGTCGTCCGAGTCGCCCATCCCGCCGAAGAGGTCGAACTGCCCCTCGGCCTCCTTGCGCTTGACCGCCACCACATTGTCGATCATCGGCTCGTGCTGGGCGACGAGGCCCTTGCGGGTGTGGCCCATCTCGTCGAAGGCGCCCGCCTTGATGAGCGACTCGACGGTC from Streptomyces sp. FIT100 includes these protein-coding regions:
- the ybaK gene encoding Cys-tRNA(Pro) deacylase — protein: MAKKAKKQQGGGTPATVALTGAGTDFTVHAYEHDPASASYGEEAADALGVSPERVFKTLVADVDGELTVAVVPVAGQLDLKALATAVGGKRATMADPAAAERTTGYVRGGISPLGQRKRLRTVLDASASAHPTICVSAGRRGLEVELAPSDLAALTDAVLAPIGRV
- a CDS encoding DUF2567 domain-containing protein, which codes for MTAPLTPPHRPAPHHAPWNPPYPVPPEGGEGQEMKRELRLAAIVLPVVALVGGVALGLLWLWLAPRVALISTDKAVFVVDTEGEEAAGADGTFVLLALGFGVLCAAAVFLLRRRGGIPLVVALALGGLLASGLGWLIGYWFGPEQDVVAHARAVGEGVVFDAPLQLRARAALLAWPVASMVVHLALTALFAPRDPEPDWPAPLGPDGA
- a CDS encoding ABC transporter permease, producing MSIVPAEAVSATVQEALEVRPDPVRHPLAPRARLLPALAAVYRAQLSRARVARIPLLFVATFQSVGIMVLMRGVVDGGAEARAVVAGSSVLVVAFVALNLLAQYFGRLRASGGLDHYATLPVPPAAVVLGAAGAYASFTVPGTIVTAVIGSVLFGLPLTHLWVLMAVIPLAGAALAGLGAALGLLAPRQELATLLGQLGMSAALLLGVLPAGRLPEPVAYARDLLPSTYGVEALARTFDPHPHWPSVALDLAVCAVVGVVSLAVATWAYRRAAVR
- a CDS encoding ABC transporter ATP-binding protein, producing MCVVRDLVKTYPAARARRGTPATPEVRANDGVSLAVRAGEIFGLLGPNGAGKSTLVRQLTGLMRPDSGAVEVLGHDLVRHPERASRLIGYLGQESTALDELTVALAAETTGRLRGLGVHEARAERDTVLDELGLTALAGRPLRKLSGGQRRLACFAAALVGARPVLVLDEPTTGMDPVARRAVWAAVDRRRAEHGATVLLVTHNVIEAETVLDRVAVLERGRVIACDTPTGLKERVAGDVRLELVWRERAPLDVPEVAALRGSAQESGRRWVLRLSPDEARAAVAAVTGGEAFAALDDFTLATPSLEDVYLALGGHATKGLVKA
- a CDS encoding NYN domain-containing protein — translated: MEHVDRCVVLVDAGYLLGAAASLLAGEPARSRITVDHAALIQALRDRAEADTERPLLRIYWFDGAPDRVPQPEHRRLRVMPRVTVRLGALTRSDGRWAQKGVDAAMHAELTELARNRACSDVVLVTGDGDLLPGLMSAKEHGVAVHLWAVQAADGDYNQSEDLVAEADERRVLDRAWITQAVRAKDLGGICTPPPVPRPEIAAILSAPLPEAALAASAERGDEARAQAAAARNGSTAPAVDDGAPATAGPAGSVGSVATGAKGVPTPKDLAGLRGPAATAERHPAGATLRWSSDKGWVERPGNGALGEPPETASLPTLAQLTSAEQRWADREEDITTVGGDPYEVGQVFARRWMERLPDPAHVQKLSTMYPRIPHRIDGELLRYAARFGLLAHKDDQIDEHDRYAIRAGFWREIDVRAAAERAPAGE